The proteins below are encoded in one region of Aestuariivirga litoralis:
- the gyrA gene encoding DNA gyrase subunit A, translating into MTDKNNDKEGLPPANPHEISPITIEEEMRKSYLDYAMSVIVSRALPDVRDGLKPVHRRILYAMYEGGRTPDKKYTKSATTVGDVMGRYHPHGDSAIYDALVRMAQDFSMRLPLIDGQGNFGSMDGDPPAAMRYTESRLDKAAMPLLDDIDSDTVDFQPNYDGERQEPTILPAKYPNLLVNGAGGIAVGMATNMAPHNLGEVIDATLAMMDEPGITLEDLLNIIPGPDFPTGGIILGRAGIKSAFGTGRGSIVLRSKVDVQEVRKDKMALIVTEVPYQVNKATMVEKIADLIRDKTIEGITDIRDESSREGVRVVIELRRDVEPEIILNQLWRFSSLQTTFSVNNIALSHGRPEQLNLQDLLKQFIAFRETVITRRTKFLLRKARDRAHVLVGLAIAVANIDEVIKLIRASKDAAEARTALMARAWPASMLAPLIALIADPRHTLRADGTYVLSDEQARAILDLRLQRLTQLGLGEISEELEKLAVEIKDYLDILSSRARVQAIIRAELTDVKTHFATPRRTQIIENEGEVDDEDLIQREDMVVTVSHAGYVKRVPLSAYRAQRRGGKGKTGAQVRDEDFITKLFVANTHTPILFFSSAGFVYKLKTWRLPVGNPQARGKALINMLPLEAGERITTIMPMPEDETTWGQLQMMFATKSGDVRRNELADFQSINRNGKIAMKLEDGDALIGVETCSDADDILLTTAQGQCIRFAATEVRVFQSRGSTGVRGIKLDGDDKVISLSILNHMEATSDERSAFLKKARALLGENGDAGPPDEEEAMSDAVTLSAERFAEMQAAEQVILTVSANGYGKRTSSFEYRITGRGGKGIVAMAVNDRNGPLVASFPIVEQDEIMLVTDGGQVIRCPVHDIRRAGRSTQGVIVINTADDEHVVSVECINEDAEAAEAAASESSNP; encoded by the coding sequence GTGACCGATAAAAACAACGACAAAGAGGGTTTGCCGCCCGCCAATCCGCACGAAATTTCCCCGATCACCATCGAAGAGGAAATGCGGAAATCCTATCTCGATTACGCCATGAGCGTGATCGTGTCGCGCGCGCTGCCAGACGTGCGTGACGGCCTGAAACCGGTGCACCGCCGCATCCTCTATGCGATGTATGAAGGTGGCCGCACGCCGGACAAGAAATACACCAAATCCGCCACCACAGTGGGCGACGTGATGGGCCGCTATCACCCGCATGGCGATAGCGCGATCTATGACGCTTTGGTGCGCATGGCGCAGGATTTCTCCATGCGCTTGCCGCTGATCGACGGGCAGGGTAATTTCGGCTCGATGGACGGCGATCCGCCCGCCGCTATGCGCTACACCGAAAGCCGCCTCGACAAGGCCGCCATGCCGCTGCTCGACGATATCGACAGCGATACGGTGGACTTCCAGCCCAATTATGATGGCGAGCGCCAGGAACCCACCATCCTTCCGGCCAAATACCCCAATCTGCTCGTCAACGGCGCAGGCGGCATCGCCGTCGGCATGGCCACCAACATGGCGCCGCATAATCTGGGCGAAGTGATCGACGCCACACTGGCGATGATGGATGAACCCGGCATTACGCTGGAAGATCTTCTGAACATCATTCCAGGCCCAGATTTCCCGACGGGCGGCATCATCCTGGGCCGCGCCGGCATCAAGTCGGCCTTCGGCACGGGCAGGGGCTCAATCGTGCTGCGCTCCAAAGTCGATGTGCAGGAAGTGCGCAAGGACAAGATGGCGCTGATCGTCACCGAAGTTCCCTACCAGGTGAACAAGGCGACGATGGTCGAAAAGATCGCAGACCTGATCCGCGACAAGACGATTGAGGGCATCACCGACATTCGCGACGAAAGCTCGCGCGAAGGTGTGCGCGTGGTGATCGAACTGCGCCGCGACGTGGAGCCGGAAATCATCCTGAACCAGCTGTGGCGCTTCTCCAGCCTGCAGACCACTTTCAGCGTCAACAACATTGCGCTCAGCCATGGGCGCCCCGAGCAGTTGAATCTGCAGGATCTGCTGAAGCAATTCATCGCTTTCCGCGAAACCGTTATTACACGCCGCACCAAGTTCCTGCTGCGCAAAGCCCGTGACCGCGCCCATGTCTTGGTAGGCCTCGCTATTGCGGTGGCCAATATCGACGAAGTGATCAAGCTGATCCGCGCGTCCAAAGATGCTGCCGAAGCCCGCACCGCCTTGATGGCGCGCGCCTGGCCGGCCAGCATGCTGGCCCCGCTGATCGCGCTGATCGCCGACCCGCGCCATACGCTGCGGGCCGATGGCACCTATGTGCTTTCCGACGAGCAGGCGCGTGCCATTCTCGATCTGCGCCTGCAGCGCCTCACGCAGCTAGGCCTTGGCGAAATTTCCGAAGAGCTTGAAAAGCTCGCCGTTGAGATCAAGGACTATCTCGATATCCTGTCATCGCGTGCGCGCGTGCAAGCAATTATTCGCGCCGAGCTGACGGATGTTAAAACCCATTTCGCCACACCACGCCGCACCCAGATCATCGAGAATGAGGGTGAGGTTGACGATGAAGACCTGATCCAGCGTGAAGACATGGTCGTCACCGTGTCGCATGCGGGCTATGTGAAGCGCGTGCCGCTCTCGGCCTACCGCGCCCAGCGCCGCGGCGGCAAGGGCAAGACCGGTGCGCAGGTGCGCGACGAAGACTTCATTACCAAGCTGTTCGTGGCCAATACCCACACGCCCATCCTGTTCTTCTCCTCGGCGGGTTTTGTGTACAAGCTCAAGACTTGGCGTCTGCCGGTGGGTAATCCACAGGCGCGCGGCAAGGCGCTGATCAACATGCTTCCGCTGGAAGCAGGTGAGCGCATCACCACCATCATGCCCATGCCCGAGGATGAAACCACCTGGGGGCAGCTGCAAATGATGTTCGCCACCAAATCGGGTGACGTGCGCCGCAACGAACTGGCCGATTTCCAGAGCATTAACCGCAATGGCAAGATCGCCATGAAGCTGGAAGATGGCGATGCCTTGATCGGCGTGGAAACCTGTTCCGATGCCGACGATATTCTGCTCACCACGGCGCAAGGCCAGTGCATCCGCTTTGCCGCCACCGAAGTGCGCGTCTTCCAGTCGCGCGGTTCAACCGGCGTGCGCGGCATCAAGCTGGATGGCGATGACAAAGTCATTTCGCTGTCGATCCTCAATCATATGGAAGCCACTTCCGATGAGCGCTCAGCCTTCCTGAAAAAGGCCCGCGCTTTGCTGGGTGAGAATGGCGATGCCGGGCCTCCGGATGAGGAAGAAGCAATGTCGGATGCTGTCACCTTGTCAGCTGAACGCTTTGCCGAAATGCAGGCGGCGGAACAGGTGATCCTGACCGTGTCTGCCAATGGCTATGGCAAGCGCACATCCTCGTTCGAATATCGCATCACCGGTCGTGGCGGCAAAGGCATCGTCGCCATGGCAGTGAATGACCGCAATGGTCCGCTGGTGGCTTCGTTCCCGATCGTTGAGCAGGATGAAATCATGCTGGTCACTGACGGTGGTCAGGTGATCCGGTGCCCGGTGCATGACATCAGGCGAGCCGGTCGTTCAACCCAGGGCGTGATCGTTATCAATACGGCGGATGACGAGCATGTAGTCTCGGTGGAATGCATCAATGAAGATGCAGAAGCAGCCGAGGCAGCAGCCAGCGAGAGCTCCAACCCATAA
- a CDS encoding DUF1176 domain-containing protein: MRFKLAAAAAILSLSPALAADPYLDDRSNPEALVRSLYSAINLQQYSRAYTYFSDPPAKDYETYAKGYEDTAHVDLLVGDITGEGAAGHTFSNVPIAIRAKDKAGKISTFAGCYVVVATNADQDPPYQPLRIQSAKLKPIKADDFDRVSLPKCGDIPPDETTVAITVDDAKAKFASEMKGRCDKTGDTLAGLNEPEHDTITFKAEGETADDAPRKAELYLFSCQMAAYNESFVAYLSDDVEGLRRISFAQPHLKLVYEGEGDQKLKSLAVDGYQSTDQLTNAEFDSKTGEISEFAKWRGIGDASSSGTWKFVDGQFVLKTYDVDATYDENENPVEVIKDGKLILKP; encoded by the coding sequence ATGCGTTTCAAACTAGCCGCTGCCGCAGCAATCCTGAGCCTGTCGCCCGCGCTGGCTGCGGATCCCTATCTGGATGACCGCAGCAATCCGGAAGCCTTGGTGCGTTCGCTCTACAGTGCCATCAACCTGCAGCAATATTCCCGTGCCTATACCTACTTCAGCGACCCCCCGGCCAAAGACTATGAGACCTACGCCAAGGGCTATGAAGACACAGCCCATGTCGATCTGCTGGTAGGCGACATTACGGGCGAGGGTGCTGCGGGTCATACATTCTCCAATGTGCCCATCGCCATCCGTGCCAAGGACAAGGCAGGCAAGATCAGCACCTTTGCCGGCTGCTATGTGGTCGTGGCCACCAATGCAGACCAGGACCCGCCTTACCAGCCCCTGCGCATCCAGAGCGCCAAGCTGAAACCCATCAAAGCCGATGATTTCGACCGCGTGAGCCTGCCCAAATGCGGCGACATCCCACCTGACGAAACCACCGTTGCAATCACCGTGGATGACGCCAAGGCCAAATTTGCCAGCGAAATGAAGGGCCGCTGCGACAAGACGGGCGACACACTGGCGGGCCTCAACGAGCCCGAACACGATACCATCACTTTTAAGGCCGAAGGCGAGACTGCCGACGATGCCCCGCGTAAGGCCGAGCTCTATCTCTTCAGCTGCCAGATGGCCGCCTACAACGAAAGCTTCGTGGCTTACCTTTCGGATGATGTAGAGGGCCTGCGCCGCATCAGCTTTGCCCAGCCACATCTTAAGCTGGTCTATGAGGGCGAGGGCGACCAGAAACTGAAATCACTGGCGGTGGACGGCTATCAATCCACCGACCAGCTGACCAACGCAGAATTTGATTCTAAAACCGGTGAAATCAGCGAATTTGCCAAATGGCGGGGCATCGGCGATGCATCCTCAAGTGGCACCTGGAAGTTTGTTGACGGCCAGTTTGTGCTGAAAACCTATGATGTGGACGCCACTTACGACGAAAACGAGAACCCCGTAGAGGTCATCAAGGACGGAAAACTTATCCTCAAACCGTAA
- the ssb gene encoding single-stranded DNA-binding protein, with protein sequence MAGSVNKVILVGNLGADPVVRHTQDGKPIVSFGLATSETWRDKGSGERKEKTEWHNVVIFNDNLAKVAEQYLKKGSTVYIEGSLQTRKYTNKDGVEVRTTEVVLQNFRGELTMLGGRPGASDGASSGGDDFGASSPMERPRTSSPKQSFARDLDDEVPF encoded by the coding sequence ATGGCAGGATCAGTAAACAAGGTCATTTTGGTAGGTAATTTGGGTGCAGACCCGGTGGTGCGCCATACCCAGGACGGCAAACCCATCGTATCCTTCGGCTTGGCCACTTCGGAAACCTGGCGCGACAAGGGTTCGGGAGAGCGCAAGGAAAAGACCGAATGGCACAACGTCGTCATCTTCAATGACAACCTTGCCAAAGTGGCCGAGCAATATCTGAAAAAGGGCTCTACGGTTTATATTGAAGGTTCCTTGCAGACCCGCAAATACACCAACAAGGACGGCGTGGAAGTACGCACCACTGAAGTAGTGCTGCAGAACTTCCGTGGCGAGCTGACCATGCTGGGCGGCCGCCCCGGTGCCAGTGATGGCGCATCTTCCGGCGGTGATGATTTCGGTGCGTCGAGCCCGATGGAGCGCCCGCGCACGTCTTCGCCCAAGCAGAGCTTCGCCCGCGATCTTGACGACGAAGTTCCGTTCTAG
- the gcvA gene encoding transcriptional regulator GcvA: MARRLPSLNGLKAFEAAARSESFSDAAMELAVTHAAISRHIRELEEYLGTELFYRTGRGVELTDAGRLFGTTLTPLFDQIANASREAAAVGTARSLKVSVQPNLASHWLVSRLGQFNELHPDIELMVDSSNDLVDFYSDDIDLGLRYGYGNWTDVDVVKLTECVVFPVCAPSYLAKHKGVTPQDLPSLPLIHEDKKQWWVDWLSFAGVETHDALRGPILQSQLAIEAAQNGQGFVLVDQILFTRSLQESWLVKPFTQEMKDHGGYYLARKKGIRETGPMRAFREWVASEMADTNKKYQAYRQQALKQS; this comes from the coding sequence ATGGCACGCCGACTCCCTTCCCTGAATGGCCTCAAGGCCTTTGAAGCCGCTGCCCGCTCCGAGAGTTTCTCTGACGCGGCAATGGAACTTGCCGTTACCCATGCCGCGATCAGCCGGCATATTCGCGAGTTGGAAGAGTATTTGGGCACAGAACTGTTTTACCGGACCGGGCGTGGTGTTGAGCTCACAGATGCGGGCCGGTTGTTCGGCACTACATTGACGCCGCTGTTTGACCAGATTGCCAATGCCTCGCGCGAGGCAGCGGCAGTAGGCACGGCGCGCTCGCTTAAGGTTTCGGTGCAGCCCAATCTGGCCTCGCATTGGTTGGTGTCTCGTCTGGGCCAGTTCAATGAACTTCATCCCGACATTGAGTTGATGGTCGACTCGTCGAATGACCTTGTTGATTTCTATAGTGACGATATCGATCTCGGCCTGCGCTATGGATATGGCAACTGGACTGATGTGGATGTGGTGAAGCTGACCGAATGCGTGGTCTTCCCGGTCTGCGCGCCCTCCTATCTGGCCAAGCACAAGGGCGTGACACCGCAGGACTTGCCATCGCTGCCCCTCATTCACGAAGACAAGAAGCAATGGTGGGTTGATTGGCTCAGCTTTGCGGGGGTTGAAACCCATGACGCGTTGCGTGGGCCCATCCTGCAGAGCCAGCTTGCCATTGAGGCTGCGCAAAACGGCCAAGGCTTTGTGCTGGTCGATCAGATCCTGTTCACCCGTTCACTTCAGGAGAGTTGGCTGGTGAAGCCCTTCACCCAGGAGATGAAGGATCACGGCGGTTATTACCTGGCGCGCAAGAAAGGCATCCGCGAAACCGGGCCGATGCGGGCGTTTCGTGAGTGGGTGGCCAGCGAAATGGCAGATACCAACAAGAAATATCAGGCTTACAGGCAACAAGCCTTGAAGCAGAGTTGA
- a CDS encoding YkgJ family cysteine cluster protein, producing the protein MPKKLKYDCLKCPGYCCSYPVIEVKDRDAKRIAKHFGLTMEVAEKKYFKSAHGYKRVMKRKKDPHFGKICQFFDTTARRCTIYLARPFPCKDYPGEDNCGYYDFLSFERLAQVDKNFISTTDHKED; encoded by the coding sequence ATGCCGAAAAAACTGAAATATGACTGCCTGAAATGCCCCGGTTACTGCTGTTCGTACCCAGTGATCGAAGTGAAGGACCGGGATGCCAAGCGCATTGCCAAGCATTTCGGCCTGACCATGGAAGTGGCCGAGAAGAAGTATTTCAAATCGGCCCATGGCTACAAGCGGGTGATGAAACGCAAGAAGGACCCGCATTTCGGCAAGATCTGCCAGTTCTTTGATACGACAGCACGCCGCTGCACGATCTATCTGGCGCGGCCGTTCCCCTGCAAGGATTATCCGGGCGAGGACAATTGCGGCTACTATGATTTCCTGTCCTTCGAGCGCCTGGCGCAGGTCGACAAGAATTTCATTTCCACCACCGACCATAAAGAAGACTGA
- the pip gene encoding prolyl aminopeptidase, with protein sequence MPELRELYPPISPYETGMLDVGDGHQVYYERSGKKGGIPAVFLHGGPGAGCNPDSRRYFDPSKYDVLLFDQRGCGRSTPHASIENNTTWHLVADIERLREIMGAERWLVFGGSWGSTLALAYAETHPTRVSAMILRGIYTVRKAELDWFYQFGVSEMFPDKWQKFQAPIPESERGNMVAAYYKRLTSDDEAVKLEAAKAWTIWEGETITLLPNAAMTAGFSNGHFALAFARLENHYFTHNCWLEEGQLLRDAHKLKGIPGAIIHGRYDMPCPLRNAFLLHKAWPAASLHVVEGAGHTAGEPGIRDQLVLAADRFAKELA encoded by the coding sequence ATGCCTGAACTGCGGGAGCTTTATCCGCCGATCAGCCCGTATGAAACCGGCATGCTTGATGTGGGTGATGGGCATCAGGTCTATTACGAGCGCTCTGGCAAGAAGGGCGGCATTCCTGCTGTGTTCCTGCATGGCGGACCGGGTGCGGGATGCAATCCGGATTCGCGTCGTTACTTTGATCCTTCGAAATATGACGTGCTGTTGTTTGACCAACGCGGCTGCGGGCGTTCCACGCCGCATGCATCAATCGAGAACAATACGACATGGCATTTGGTAGCTGACATTGAACGCCTGCGCGAAATCATGGGGGCGGAGCGCTGGCTGGTATTTGGCGGTTCGTGGGGATCAACACTTGCTCTGGCCTATGCCGAGACGCATCCGACGCGCGTGAGTGCGATGATCCTGCGCGGCATTTATACCGTGCGCAAAGCCGAGCTCGACTGGTTCTATCAATTCGGCGTCTCCGAAATGTTTCCTGACAAGTGGCAGAAATTCCAGGCCCCCATTCCTGAATCCGAGCGCGGCAATATGGTGGCCGCGTATTACAAGCGGCTGACTTCAGATGATGAGGCGGTGAAACTGGAGGCCGCCAAGGCCTGGACCATCTGGGAAGGTGAAACGATTACACTTCTGCCCAATGCCGCGATGACGGCCGGTTTCAGCAATGGCCATTTCGCACTGGCTTTTGCGCGTTTGGAGAACCATTACTTCACCCACAATTGCTGGCTCGAAGAAGGCCAATTGCTGCGTGATGCTCATAAATTAAAGGGCATTCCCGGTGCCATCATCCATGGCCGTTATGATATGCCCTGCCCGCTGCGCAATGCGTTCCTGCTGCATAAGGCGTGGCCTGCCGCGTCACTGCATGTAGTGGAAGGCGCTGGCCACACGGCAGGTGAGCCGGGAATCCGCGACCAGTTGGTGTTAGCCGCGGACCGGTTTGCGAAAGAGCTGGCCTAG
- the tpiA gene encoding triose-phosphate isomerase encodes MTTIRPLVAGNWKMNGTTANLKEARLLAAMLRDVKLKCDVTICPPATLIRRAKGVMKGSKIKLGGQDCHAAVSGAHTGDISADMLKDAGATSVIVGHSERRTNHKETDAMVSAKAQAAHKAGLRAIICVGETLDERKGNKALEVLTTQLKGSVPAGSTAANTVIAYEPVWAIGTGLTATAKEVEEAHAHIRAELSKVMGEEGAGARILYGGSVKGSNAAELMGVPNVNGALVGGASLKAVDFIGILKAYL; translated from the coding sequence ATGACCACCATCCGCCCCCTGGTTGCCGGCAACTGGAAAATGAACGGCACCACGGCTAATCTGAAGGAAGCCCGCCTGCTGGCCGCGATGCTGCGTGACGTGAAGCTGAAATGCGATGTTACCATCTGCCCGCCTGCCACGCTGATCCGCCGCGCCAAGGGCGTGATGAAAGGCTCCAAGATCAAGCTGGGCGGCCAGGATTGCCACGCCGCCGTTTCAGGGGCGCACACGGGTGATATTTCGGCCGATATGCTGAAGGATGCTGGGGCAACATCCGTGATCGTGGGCCATTCCGAGCGCCGCACCAATCACAAGGAAACGGACGCCATGGTTTCCGCCAAGGCTCAGGCCGCTCACAAGGCCGGCCTCAGGGCTATTATCTGCGTTGGTGAAACGCTGGATGAGCGCAAAGGCAACAAGGCGCTCGAAGTGCTGACCACGCAGCTCAAGGGCTCAGTGCCCGCAGGTTCAACCGCCGCCAATACTGTGATCGCCTATGAACCCGTCTGGGCCATCGGCACCGGCCTCACCGCCACAGCCAAGGAAGTCGAAGAAGCCCATGCCCATATCCGCGCCGAGCTGAGCAAGGTCATGGGCGAGGAAGGTGCTGGCGCACGCATTTTGTATGGCGGTTCAGTGAAGGGTTCCAACGCTGCCGAACTGATGGGCGTGCCCAACGTGAACGGCGCACTGGTCGGCGGCGCCAGCCTGAAAGCCGTAGACTTTATAGGAATTTTGAAGGCCTATCTCTAA
- a CDS encoding peptidylprolyl isomerase has protein sequence MLESMRNLAKTIVAKILLGLLVVAFGVWGVSGIAGSAFESALSFWGWGPKDLAQVGQITINGDEYTRSLQRSIKNAAQQTGQPLTMDDAHRSGLDVQVLDSMVSQAAVATTAKKLDLAVGMNVLLAEVARDRNFQNTSGQFDATAFRRVLENNGLSEAQYFATQVRMHNENAILNVASGEVTLPKVLSAALTQFTGETRDLKYFDVTATEADVTQPNDADLDKQYKDHPASYTAPEYRTAGVMSIDAAALSASQTVSPEELAAGYENHKKDFYTPEKRTIIQLTFPTLDDAKKAKDRIAAGEDIMKIAGELKLKDTDVTLTDRVKENFLDPKIGEAAFALKEGEVSEPVQGGLATAVLKAAKVTPAHQGTLDEVKDPLTKTLALEKAKAQIQDLYNNVEDARAQSLKFEDIAQKFNLKFTSLGPISATGKGQDDKDLSAQAQGDLLKALFTSDVGVENDALNEGDGYVWYEVRSVIPSALKPLDQVKAQVTKDIVNERISVAALDKAKKIIEALKGGKVIDAAATEAGGPVKTVTALKRDQQTPDFDGPALSAAFSVPDQAFAFSPGGDGKSARVMQVVKTGMPAVMASSPELDQMKKQLSSSFANDLQLGLVGALKKDVGVKINEALWKQNTGGEPPVLVE, from the coding sequence ATGCTCGAATCCATGCGCAATCTTGCCAAGACCATTGTGGCGAAGATCCTCCTCGGCCTCCTTGTGGTGGCCTTCGGCGTTTGGGGTGTGAGCGGCATTGCCGGCTCGGCCTTTGAGTCCGCTTTGTCGTTCTGGGGTTGGGGCCCGAAGGATCTGGCGCAAGTGGGCCAGATCACCATCAATGGTGATGAATATACCCGCAGCCTGCAGCGCTCGATCAAGAATGCCGCCCAGCAAACGGGCCAGCCCTTGACCATGGATGATGCGCATCGCAGCGGCCTTGATGTTCAGGTTCTGGACAGCATGGTGTCGCAGGCCGCCGTGGCCACCACGGCCAAGAAGCTTGACCTGGCAGTGGGCATGAATGTGCTTCTCGCTGAAGTGGCCCGTGACCGGAATTTCCAGAATACCAGCGGGCAATTTGACGCCACCGCCTTCCGCCGCGTTTTGGAAAATAACGGGCTTTCGGAAGCGCAGTATTTTGCCACGCAAGTGCGCATGCATAATGAGAATGCCATTCTCAATGTGGCCTCCGGCGAAGTCACGCTGCCGAAGGTGCTGAGTGCCGCTCTGACGCAATTCACCGGCGAGACCCGCGACCTCAAATATTTCGACGTGACCGCGACTGAAGCTGATGTGACCCAGCCGAATGATGCTGATCTCGACAAGCAGTACAAGGACCATCCTGCCTCCTATACCGCACCGGAGTACCGTACGGCAGGCGTGATGAGCATTGATGCCGCTGCCCTCTCGGCCAGCCAGACAGTGAGCCCGGAGGAACTGGCGGCGGGTTATGAAAACCACAAGAAGGATTTCTACACGCCGGAAAAGCGCACCATCATCCAGCTCACTTTCCCCACGCTCGATGACGCCAAGAAAGCCAAGGACCGGATTGCTGCCGGCGAAGACATCATGAAGATCGCTGGCGAGTTGAAACTCAAGGACACAGACGTGACGTTGACTGACCGGGTGAAGGAAAACTTCCTTGATCCGAAGATCGGCGAAGCGGCCTTTGCATTGAAGGAAGGTGAAGTCAGCGAGCCTGTGCAGGGCGGCTTGGCGACTGCCGTTCTCAAGGCGGCCAAGGTGACGCCGGCGCATCAGGGCACACTGGATGAAGTGAAGGACCCACTCACCAAGACGCTGGCGCTGGAAAAGGCCAAGGCGCAAATCCAGGACCTCTACAACAACGTGGAAGACGCCCGCGCGCAAAGCCTGAAGTTCGAAGACATTGCGCAGAAATTCAATTTGAAGTTCACCTCGCTCGGCCCGATTTCAGCCACTGGCAAAGGCCAGGATGACAAGGACCTTTCCGCCCAGGCCCAAGGTGACCTGCTGAAAGCATTGTTCACCAGTGATGTGGGCGTGGAGAATGATGCCCTGAATGAGGGTGATGGCTATGTGTGGTATGAAGTGCGGTCGGTCATTCCATCCGCTTTGAAGCCACTGGATCAGGTCAAGGCGCAAGTGACGAAGGATATCGTGAATGAACGCATTAGCGTTGCGGCTCTCGACAAGGCCAAGAAGATCATCGAAGCCCTGAAGGGCGGCAAAGTGATCGACGCTGCGGCTACGGAAGCGGGCGGGCCGGTCAAGACCGTGACTGCCCTGAAGCGCGACCAGCAGACGCCGGATTTTGACGGCCCTGCTCTCTCGGCTGCCTTCTCGGTCCCCGATCAAGCCTTTGCCTTCTCGCCCGGTGGTGACGGCAAGTCGGCTCGCGTGATGCAGGTGGTCAAGACCGGCATGCCGGCAGTCATGGCTTCCTCGCCAGAGCTGGACCAGATGAAGAAACAGCTTTCCTCAAGCTTCGCCAATGACCTGCAGCTGGGTCTGGTCGGCGCGCTCAAGAAGGATGTTGGTGTGAAGATCAACGAGGCTTTGTGGAAGCAGAATACGGGTGGTGAGCCGCCGGTGCTGGTCGAGTAA
- the trpE gene encoding anthranilate synthase component I, whose product MAFSPDYESFATAYDAGQPQILSTRLVADLETPVSAMLKLARNARYSFLLESVEGGAVRGRYSIIGMNPDLIWKVEGGKAAINRKALADDKQGFTPLDQHPLLSLRALLQESRIDFGHDAPPMAAGVFGYLGYDMVRLMEDLPSPKPDTMHVPDGMMIRPTVMAIFDSVKDEVTVTAPVYLDPAVSARAAYARASERIQEVVDALDRPLDMALREADTLPIAPSASNTPPERYREMVLAAKEYIAAGDIFQVVLSQRFESDFSLPPFSLYRALRRVNPSPFLYYLDFDSFAVVGSSPEILVRVRDGKVSIRPIAGTRRRGATPTEDQALAEELLADPKERAEHLMLLDLGRNDVGRVAEIGSVKVTDKFILEFYSQVMHIVSNVEGKLDKKHDLIDALVAGFPAGTVSGAPKVRAMEIIDEMEVNKRGIYGGCVGYFGANGEMDTCIVLRTAIVKDGKMFVQAGAGIVADSVPESELQECVNKAKALFRAAEEAVRFAGRAGRGQ is encoded by the coding sequence ATGGCTTTCAGCCCGGACTATGAAAGTTTTGCCACTGCCTATGATGCGGGGCAGCCGCAGATTCTGAGCACCCGTCTGGTGGCGGATCTGGAGACCCCGGTTTCGGCCATGCTGAAGCTGGCGCGCAATGCGCGTTATTCCTTCCTGCTGGAATCGGTGGAAGGCGGTGCCGTGCGCGGGCGCTATTCGATCATCGGGATGAACCCTGATCTGATCTGGAAAGTGGAAGGCGGCAAGGCTGCGATCAACCGCAAGGCGCTGGCCGACGACAAGCAAGGTTTCACCCCGCTGGACCAGCACCCCCTGCTTTCGCTGCGTGCCTTGCTGCAGGAAAGCCGGATTGATTTTGGCCATGATGCCCCGCCGATGGCGGCCGGCGTGTTCGGGTATCTGGGCTATGACATGGTGCGGCTGATGGAAGACCTGCCATCGCCGAAGCCAGACACAATGCATGTGCCGGATGGCATGATGATCCGCCCGACAGTGATGGCGATTTTCGACAGCGTGAAAGATGAAGTGACGGTGACGGCACCGGTTTATTTGGACCCTGCCGTTTCAGCGCGTGCCGCCTATGCCCGCGCCTCTGAGCGCATTCAGGAAGTAGTGGATGCGTTGGACCGGCCGCTGGACATGGCGCTGCGCGAGGCCGACACGCTGCCGATTGCGCCTTCGGCCTCCAACACCCCGCCGGAGCGCTACCGTGAAATGGTGCTGGCTGCGAAAGAGTATATCGCCGCTGGTGACATTTTCCAGGTGGTGCTGTCGCAGCGGTTCGAAAGTGATTTTTCGCTGCCGCCATTTTCGCTGTATCGTGCACTGCGCCGGGTGAACCCCTCGCCGTTCCTCTATTACCTCGATTTCGATTCCTTCGCTGTTGTCGGCTCCAGTCCGGAAATTCTGGTGCGCGTGCGCGATGGCAAGGTGTCGATCCGTCCGATTGCCGGCACGCGCCGCCGTGGGGCAACACCCACCGAGGATCAGGCGCTGGCGGAAGAGCTTTTGGCTGACCCGAAGGAACGTGCCGAACATCTGATGCTGCTCGATCTGGGCCGCAATGATGTGGGCCGTGTGGCCGAGATAGGCTCAGTTAAGGTGACCGATAAATTCATTCTCGAATTCTATAGCCAGGTGATGCACATCGTGTCCAATGTCGAAGGCAAGCTCGACAAGAAGCATGACCTGATTGACGCACTGGTTGCAGGCTTCCCAGCGGGCACAGTGTCTGGTGCCCCCAAAGTGCGCGCGATGGAAATCATCGACGAGATGGAAGTTAACAAGCGCGGCATCTATGGCGGCTGCGTGGGTTATTTCGGTGCCAATGGCGAGATGGACACCTGCATCGTCCTGCGCACCGCCATCGTGAAAGACGGCAAGATGTTCGTGCAGGCGGGTGCTGGCATCGTGGCTGACAGCGTGCCTGAGAGCGAGCTGCAAGAATGCGTGAACAAGGCCAAGGCCCTGTTCCGCGCGGCGGAAGAAGCCGTGCGTTTCGCGGGCCGCGCCGGGAGGGGACAATAA